The genomic interval AGATGATGTACTGTGCCCAAATGAACCTTGCAGTTGCCAGCAGTAACACTTTCTACTGTTTTGAAATGTGGAAAGTGTCTAACCCTTGTTGTCTGTCAAGAATAAGGAACCCCATGACCTCACCACTTCTCTTTCTCTTTGCCCTATCTGCCTTTTTTATCACTATACTTCAACCAAAGCATTTATGTAATGTTTTACAGAACACTGTCCGTTGTTTATACAGTATACTGGAAATGTCATATGCTGTATGAACACTAGAGGTAAGGGGAATATATATTTCTGAGTCTAGACATTCTCATATATTATAGAATGAATGGCTAATAAGGTATTCTGATTACTTGAAGCTTTTTAATAGCTGGGGACTTTTAATTTCCTACTTGATGTCTACTGGCAACCTTGCACAAGAgtataaaactccattctgaagCACAGACAGGGATGTATAATCTATAATGTATAATCTGTATGTACAGTAAATTGCCAAAGGATATGAAATATATTACTCTACTACATTTGTTTAAAAAGTCAGGTGAATGGTTCTTCACATGTAATGGATATTACACAATTACAGtttacaataccagagaaggaaagttgctacactcaccatatagcggagatgctgagtcgctataggcacaacaaaaagattcacacaattatagctttaggccattaaggcctttgtcagcagttgacacacatacacacacatgcacacacacacactcatgcaaatgcaacttgcacacatgtctgtgttctcagagaactgaaaccacactgcgagcagtaacaccagtgcatgatgggagtggcgactgggtgggggtaaggaggaggctggggtagggagggggagggatagtatagtgggagtggtggacagtgaagtgttgcagtttggacggagggcaggagagaaggtgcggaaggGGGAGGAGGTAAGtagaggaaaggagagaaataaaaagaaattaaaagactgggtgtggcagtgaaatgacggctgtgtagtgctggaatgggaacagggatggggctggatgggtgaggacagtgactaatgaaggttgaggccaggagggttacaggaacgtaggatgtattccAGGGAAAGTtcgcacctgcgcaattcagaaaagctggcgttggtgagaaggatccatatggcacaggctgtgaagcagtcattgaggtgAGGGACATGGTGTTTCGCAGCGTGTTCAGCAAAAgcatggtccacttgttttttggccacagtttgtcggtggccgttcatgcggactgacagcttgttggttgtcatgcctacatagaatgcagcacagtggttgcagcttagcttgtaaatcacacgactggtttcacaggtagtcctgcctttgatggaataggtttATTTAGTGACCGGACTCGAGTaggtgtcccatacatcctcctaataCCAACTACATTCAGAACTGCCTGTAGATCACTTTCTGATTTGGCCAAAACAACACTGTCATCATTGTATTGGAGTCCATAAATCATTCAAACAAATGGTAAAACAGACAAAGAAACATAGCATTCCTTGAACAAGCTAATGCTGTAAGGATCGCTGTGATAATAATCAAACATCATCTTGGTTGACTGCTCATGGGATTCATTTGCCAGACTCTTGTCTCTAAGCAAATTAACTACTGATCAGCCATTCTGCAACAAGGATGTCACATATAAATTCACGTCTTTGTTTTGATGTGTAGAATCTGAATCTATCTTTCTAGCATATAAGATTGAGTTTTTAAAGATTGTCTACTGTTTATCTTATGGATGtctaaatttttcttgttttttaaattaatttttttacatgactGTTAGAAGATCCTCAAATTGTTATTATATGGCTGATGTGATAAAGATTCTAAACTTTACTTACCTGATGACAAGACATTTCATAGTACAAAAGAGAGTTTACAATCTAGTGCATGTTGAAATACTATAGTGCAATTCTCATCATACTTACCCCTGTACAACAGTGTATTGTGAGTTTTTGTTACCACAGTAGGTGTTCCTCAGACACATAGAGGAATGTTGTgttgtttaaaatttatatttagtaAAACTGGCAACTAGCAAATATTGTTGACTAAACCACCCCAGCAATGTTTGCTATGTATCTGGGAAATTCACCCAAAATGCCAAAGAAAACCAAAAAGGCATATAAactgtattttgattgtcctgttggtgataaagataaaaaaagaaaaaaaaatgcttctaATATTGCCTGTATAAGCTGTACCACCACTTTAACAGAATGGCTGAAACGAAAATGCTGAGCCACACCACTTTGCTGTTCCAAAGGTGTTGTGAGAGACTAAAAGGCCATTTTTCAGTCTGTTACTTCTGTCTCACAAACACTGCAGGGCATTTAAGCAAAACTATACATAGTATCCAAATGCATCTTCAGTGCACTCGTCTATGCTCTTGAGATGAGGAACTGCTTGTTCCTGTCTGTACTTTGCTAGATACAGTATCAGACCCAACTTCAAACGAAACAGAAGGTGCTCTCTATCTCATGATACTTTGCCTCAGCTCTTTAATTGAAAACAATTTGGTTTGCGATCTAAACCTTGCAAAATGGCCAGCTGACCTCTTGGGGTGGAGACTGAAACAATGGAACGTTCTAGCCCCAGGGACAATAATTTCCTATTTTAGATCAAGACATACTTCCTTTCCTcaatatttccacatgcagaatttggtgtgtgttacaaaagtgtcaatggtctgatgatacAGCTATGTGTACAACATATGCCACAAGAAGGGCAACTATTTACTGACTCCAATAAAAACATCTCAAAAGAAGTACTACCTTATAATGGCAAAACATTCCCATTGGCATCTTTGGTTTAtacagtagacatgaaagaaacttatgaaaccataGCTTAGCTGCTAGAAGTTATCACCTATAAAGACCATGgatggcagctttgctgtgatttaaaagtactgccccacttttttttttttttttttttttttttttggggggggggggggggggggggatggctgcAACACCAAGAATCACTACACAATCAAGGAGTGGGTTATAAGGAAGTCATATGCTATTGGAAAGGCATATGTAAAGTTGACTGGACACAGTACAATTATTTTGCTTTCTCTTCATCTCAAGTTGGGCCTTCTGAAGAACTTGGTAAAAGCTATGAATAAAGGGGGTAGGGCCTTCAATCATTTGGAAGAAAAGTTTCCTAAATTGGGAGAAGCTAAGAAAATTTATGAAAGATCCAACCTTCGATACCTGTTGAGCTGCATTTCCACATTCAACAAAACACTTCATCCAAGGCTTGTATCACTCAAAGACTGCCACAATTTGTACATTATTGTTACCCTGACCTGCAGTTTTGAAATTTTACAGCAATTTCTAAAACTGTTGTTGCACACTACTTCatatttacaatacaaaatatttgaTTTGTACTTTATTAGACTTGTGACTGCCTTTTCCAGTTTCATGGTTTCTGCCATCCCATACTACTGgtactttgattttattttttgcattatgTATTACTTAAGCACTGAATGAATTTTTGCAGCAAACATCACCCTCCTGTATATTTTTCTATACCTGTTACTTATCTAGAAACTGTGGATTAGGTAGTGGTTttgtaaaaactgagaaatttaaatGTCTCAGAGGATTTCCTAATACCTGCAGATATCCACCTATTTTCCTTGGCTGCTGCTGTTGAAGTATTGACTTCCTGAAAAATGAAGTTAAACATTGTGCAGAAATTAAATAACTTAGCATTTACATTGTTTTCCATATGCACTTCATCCCAGGTACCTAATTTTAATTGCTAATattatgtattattgtaacttatctttgacctgtccaatatcaattgcACAATTTGTGCTATATGATAAAATTGGACCAATAAAAAaccaaatcaaatcaaatctggaTACGAATGGTGTAACACTTCCAACCCCACACATCTGTCTGTCTCTCCTGTAAGGAAATGGcacaaggaaaatttaatttacaaggaaccccttgagtgtgagattgtaagttcaatctttagtacagCTCATTAGAAACTGTTATTTAATGATGAGGACAGgaaaaatattggctgctaatgactcaccatgtgcatcaggagggtggCAGAAAATGAGTTTCCGGGACGATCGACACTCAAAAAATTTTCAAAGCAAACCATTAAGATGCATCACgaaaactgaatgaaaaatggcactCCACAGTGATCATAAAGGTTTGCACCATCAAGATTGAAGgcaaactccttgggagttacaaactgtgGAGGAGGTTAAGCCTGGTAGCCACTCTTGGGAAATGCATACAGAATCACACTGGTGTAACACAGGGTTATGAGAACTCCTGGAACGTGACTGCAATCAACCAAATGCGAAACAGTTTGTCATACAGCTTATTGTGAAACTTGTTACCCTTCAAGGCATAGCTGCAGATAGTCCAATAATATGTGTTATTGGCATGGAAACAACAAACAGCCAGAGgcagaatttgtccagtggttccaggtgataCGAGTTACAATGTCAGACACTTTGCAGGAGGAATAGagcgctctaaaggagtatgaattTTATATGCAGACCACGAATTAAGCAAAAGCAAGCTATTTTGAACAGCTATTCGCCCAAAACAGTACTCATACCACAGTTGTAGTTCTTTTgcacccattttcccactcttcctTCCTgttacgtaaatattccctactgcctctGCAAAATCTCAATTTACCATCGAGATTAATAGTTGGCGTAATTATATATGAATGTgataaggcactgatgttagttgatcttggtaCAACTCTCTCGGTACCTCTAATTTCTAGAGTTccattcatatgcatttcctcttcaaatcccgattggtcagagttgaaaacaagttCCTTACTGAATGatgagataagtttgtttatctcatctacaaattttcaggtCAATTCCGCAGTCTGCTATGCATCATCAAGTTTATGCTGTGTTGGAAATTTTGTCGTCTTCTGTCTTCCAATTCTGCAGCCCTGTTTGAggtctgaagttatgcaaccatccactgctcccCTTGAAATCACTATAATCTATGTTGTGTGCAATTTGTTGTGCATAATATAGTATGTCACTATCACCCACATCTTGTAAATTGCATCGAGTACCCTTTAAACATGCAAACACCAGTTTTCGTAACAAatgtgccttgtcctcccttgaacatccagttttttaaattatttttttactatgctgtggaTGATCTGCCATGTATGTAGTGATGCTCAGTACCACTTCCTTGGATAAATATTGTTctttactacatttcactggagatgggatttgtggctctcTATCCAACAAGTATGATGAACTACATGGGTCCTCATAAAcactgtctgcacagtcgagcgtaaATGACACTACACATTCcattgactcaccttgcagaaacgtcATCTAACACTTCTTCATCAATCTGTGATGCTCCTTGGATTCCTTTCTTACGAAATGTCAACTTTGCCAACTATTATTGTAGATCATTGCCATTGCTctgttttgtatcaacaccactaacaaTGTAGTGAGTTACTTGTTGACTAAGCAGTTCCACTGCCTCTGTAGCGTAATACTGTGCTCGCCATTCGGTACCTCCAGGCCTGCCCCTGTTACCATTTAGCAGCAAATACTGTGGTTGAATGGTACACAATATGTGGGGTGTCGAACaccataaacatcattggccttttgcgacctcgcactcaagggtttCCTTGTTACATAAGTTCTGTGACTCATAATATTATTATACTGCAAGTTGTGGTTCAGTTTGTGTGAATATTACCAGACGAAACAGCTGTTCTTTATACTTGCAAGTACCCAGTATAAAACTAGGCACCTTGCAGAATCATGGATAATACAATTCATAGACACAAATTTTTAACTGACACCAACAATGACCCAAATGCCAATATATGAGGGATGCAGGTTGTGAAACAATTATGGTGTTAGTTTAatatacacatttattttgtaTAACACACAACATGTAATATATAATCAGGCACACAATATCTCTCAAATTTACATGTAactatatgtatatgtatgtgtgtatatctgTATATATAGCACTGCAGTTAAAAATCACCCCAAAGTGGGGCTAGACATTGCATTATTATCTCTTTGGCATTATTTACACTTTGGGCTATCAtgcaaaaaatatatatgtatatatatgttatATTTCTTATTGTACAATGTAAACAATTCGATGTATGAACTTCATGTTGGACACATTCCAATAGGCTCATTCAATAATATGCTTCAAAATCCTCATTAAGTCTAAAAATATCTTTGGTACAGTCAATCTTTGGACTAATTATACACCCGCGAAAAAAGGAATAATTTCCTAATTTCTTCTCAAAATATCATCGatggaaaaagaaaatacatttcttTTACTCTGTGGGGCTATTTATTGCAGGAGCTGATACTAAATCGCTAATAGTTGAATTGTGCCTCGTTTTACGAGAACTTTCACTGTCATTGTCTATGCTAGGATTTACAGAATGTGAAAGTGCAACAGTTTTATTGAAATCTATTGTGGCATAGCCTTCCGAGCCACGGTGTGGAGATTCTGTTGATACTGATCCTGTTGCAGGACTAGTAGAACTAGATGGAGATGTTTGCTGCTGCTGTAAAGCACTGCTTGCAGAAGAATCTTTACTCTGATCCAGGTCAAGGACAATATAGTTAACTTGTCGATACTGGCCCAGTGTTGGTGTTATCGAGTGAGATTGATGGTTCTGAGCTGAAGATGCTTTATCAACTGCTGGAATTTGGGTAAGTGGCTGAACTGGCATTTTTGGTAAAAGGGACAAAGGAACTTCAATACTGCCAGGTTCAAGGTTTGCATAACAATGTCTAGGTTCATCCACATCCATTTCACTTTGTTGCATAGATACAATACAATTAGGGAACGTAGTTTTATTCCACGAGCTGCCATTATTTGCTTCTGTAGCTTTGAGAATGTCAGTGCCAGGAATAACATTCATATACAGGTGTCCTTGTTGAGCCTCTGGCAAATCAAGCTGTGCGTAATTTGTGTCTTCTGTTACACTACCTGCCAATAATGAAGGTACATTACTAACATCAATATTTACATAGGATCCTGATGAATTACTCTGAGGGTGTTTTACAGCATCAGAATGGGTTGTGGTGACCGTTGTGCTAATCTCGCACGAGGAAATTGTGCTGGGAAGAAGGTGGGGCATCCTAGGGTCACACTCTACAGCTGGTGACAGTTTTACTGGAGTTGTTCCATTTATATGAAACAGAGGACGAGCTGCTAATTTCTTATTACTTTCTAGAACTGAAGGAATGGCAAAGTTATCTGTTGCAGAAGAAAATAACTCTTCATTAACATATGTTGCACTTGCAGAATTGCTTACTGGTGTTGGTGGAAGTGGATGAGGAATAGGTATAGGAacagggggaggagaaggagatgctGTGCCCTGTGGGCTTATGGGACCATTACTACTGCTTCCGACACTGCTCAATCTTGTAGACACTCCACTATTTTGTGACACAAATCTTATACTTGTCGGCTGTCCTGTGCGACTTCCCCTTCGCACTGGAGCAGGATCGAGGTAGTTTCCGTCTGATGATGGTACATTGATACGTGTCGGAAAAATTGGGCCTGGGTTAGAGGCAACAGGAAACTCTCTGGATACAGTATCTTCACTGGCATTGTTGCGCATGAGGATTTTAGCCTGCAGGAGATTGAAGAGTTGCTCTGCTCGCTGACAACGAAATGCGTAAATTCCAGCACCGGTGGGACAACGACGGCCCGATTCAAAGCTGAAGAGTTCTGCGTCGAAGCCGTAACGGCGCAGGCTACGAAGAGGCCATTTTATTGGTTCCTTCTTCCGCTGATAAAATATGAGGTGACTCTCTGTAATTTCCAACTGACCTGAGCTTAATCTGTTACCAGCTTCATCCACATTTATCACCTGTGAAGTAACACATAAAAACATTCAAATTGATAGGTAAACCTTATCAAAGATTATTTATCAGTGAAAACTAGTTGAAACTGATGATGACATGCAACAAATTGAAAGACGTGGCACATGATAATAAGATAAATGGACACTTTGAAATGTAATTGACTGATTACATTTCTTCACCagtaaaataatacacaaatttaaaTAAGTCTATGGTGCTATATTACACAGATTCCTTAAATATTTTGTGCCATGATTGGACAAAATTTTAGAACACAGCTGCCTGTGGCCAACACCACATAGCAATTATATGacgagatacccccccccccccaccccaagaacaaAACAGATTAATATTTTGGTGGACAGAGTTTCTATAGTACTGCAATTTAGTGCTAGGTGCACATAGAGCAAACATTCCAGGGTCAGTAAGCACAGCACCACTACTGAAGAAGGTCAGGATTAGGTTTGGCAGAGTTTATACTGACAACTGTTTTGTTTGTCGTGTTTGCAACGGCTGATTTCCATGAACAGTGTATGGCAGTGAAGTTCTGCTTTCTGCTAGGGAAAAAGGGAACGGAAAACCCTGAAATGTTAAAATGGTGTATAGGATGATGCTATAAGAACGAAAAGGGTGGCTGCTGAATTCATGCCACAACTGTGCCATTGCTGTGCTTTAAAAAAAATAGCCCCGCAATGgtccaaactttttttttcaaatattattaCCGGTGACAAAAACTGAAGCTATGATTACAATCCTCAATCAAAGCGACAATCAAGCCAGTGGAAGATTTCAAGTTCCCCTCACCCCAAAAAAGCCTGGCAGGTGAAatcaaacattaaaacatttttcGATGTGAGAAGAGTTatccattcagagtttgttcctgAGGGTCAGACAATGAACCATTCTTTCTACTTGGGAGTTTTGAATGGATTGTGCAACAGTGTGTGGTAGACACAGCCtgttccttaccccccccccccccccccccccatccccatcgACCATGacccgtgattttttttttttatttcctagaATGAAAAAAAACATGAAAGGGAATGTTTTGCTGATGTTTGCTGAGGTGAAGAAAAAACAGACAGAGGCACTGTCACGAATAACATGAgatgaatttaaacaatgttttgcaaatggaataaaatattacaaaagtgTTTTAGCATAAGTGGAGAGTGGAGAGTACTTTGACGGGAACTGAAAGTTtgtgcttaaaatgtgaataaataagttTACAAAAAGTTTGGTTGCTTTTGGGTACCTCCTCATAGAATGCTTTAGGATGGTCCTAGAACAAACTACCCACGGGTGTTTGACagctaatgaaataaataattattattttgtaaacAGTTCCAAAACAGGTATAGTATCACTCAATAGCTAAATATTCAGCTGAGTGTATTGCTGAAATACAACTGCTTTGTGAAGAACAGAATCATAAACAAGATAACATATATGTTTGCAGGGAAAGATGTCACATTAAatgggtactatatatatatatatatatatatatatatatatattgctttacTGGTAAAGGAGGACATTATGTAGAATGTAGAAATGCTGCTCAACTGACAGCACTTTCCGAACGTTAACACACTCAACATGAGACAGTGCGAAAAGAAGTGGAAGCCATTGcgggatttatttattttttgcgaggggggggggggcaaataaacaggaaaatgtggtgagtGGCCAGCCAAATCAGAGTTTATGATGTATACTTCATGACTGGGATCAGTGCTGGTGGATTAAAATTCATCAAGGAGAGAGAGTACAGCAAAAATTAATAAAGATTAGACTTTTAATGCCCCACTGACACTGACAACTAAGATAATTACAGGCAGGATACATGCTTGGATGGGAAAAAATAGCTGTGTCCTTTCCACAGGAACTACTCCAGAATTTGCCTAATTGATTTAGAAAAACCATAGAACACTAAAACTGGTTTAGAGAAATCAtagagtacttaaatgtggatggctTAACAAGAATTTGCATCCCGATCCTCTGGAATGTAAATCGtgtcttaaggatacagggtacttacaaatggtggaaaaattaaatttttttatgactttattaaattctatagtatttcctgattacattgatgtaTACATTGTAGGgtatcaaatgaaaaatgacctatatataccaaattttaaagttacgatcACGTATCCCGCCACGTCACCTTTACTTCAGTTACAGAAATCAGTATAATTTCGAAGAGAACTGTGAACCTTCTTTTTGCAGTGATTATATGTATGATACACTGTATATGTTggttaacagtgcaggtttctagtgtctgtaaatgattatcttggcTGGTAGTTACtcttgtttcgctgaagcagtttgttcacatgttactgaatgtttgttgcccaagtgctacatatatttgtggaagtaaatatcctttagtatgtttgttgcccaagtgctacatatatttgtggaagtaaatATCCTTTAGTATGTaataaatgtagattaaaactgaagaaactgcaaaaaatgtgggaaattaaggagatgggacctggataaactgaaagaaccagaggttgtagagagtttcagggagagcataagggaacaattgacaggaatggaggaaagaaaaacagtagaagaagaatggggagctctgagggatgtagtagtgaaggcagcagaggataaagtaggtacaaagacgagggctgctagaaatccttgggtaacagaagaaatattgaatctaattgatgaaaggagaaaatataaaaatgcagtaaatgaagcaggcaaaaaggaatacaaacgtcttaaaaatgagatcgacaggaagtgcaaaatggctaaacagggatggctagaggacaaatgtaaggatgtagaagcttatctcactaggggtaagatagatactgcctacaggaaaattaaagagacctttggagagaagagaaccacgtgtatgaatatcaagagctcagatggcagcccagttctaagcaaagaagggaaggcagaaaggtggaaggagtatatagaaggtttatacaagggcgatgtacttgaggacaatattatggaaatagaagaggatgtagatgaagacgaaatgggagatacgatactgcgtgaagagtttgacagagcactgaaagacctgagtcgaaacaaggctcccggagtagacaacattccattagaactactgacggccttgggagagccagtcatgacaaaactctaccagctggtgaacaagatgtatgagacaggcgaaataccctcagacttcaagaagaatataataattccaatcccaaagaaagcaggtgctgacagatgtgaaaattaccgaactatcagtttaataagccacggctgcaaaatactaacgcgaattctttacagacgaatggaaaaactggtagatgcagacctcggggaggatcagtttggattccgtcgaaatgttggaacacgtgaggcaatactgaccttacgacttatcttagaagaaagattgagaaaaggcaaacctacgtttctagcatttgtagacttagagaaagcttttgacaatgttgactggaatactctttttcaaattctaaaggtggcaggggtaaaatacagggagcgaaaggctatttataatttgtacagaaaccagatggcagtaataagagtcgaggggcatgaaagggaagcagtggttgggaaaggagtgagacagggttgtagcctctccccgatgttattcaatctgtatattgagcaagcagtaaaggaaataaaagaaaaatttggagtaggtattaaaattcatggagacgaagtaaaaactttgaggttcgccgatgacattgtaattctgtcagagacggcaaaggacttggaagagcagttgaacggaatggacagtgtcttgaaaggaggatataagatgaacattaacaaaagcaaaacgaggataatggaatgtagtcaaattaaatcgggtgatgctgagggaattagattaggaaatgagacacttaaagtagtaaaggagttttgctatttaggaagtaaaataactgatgatggtcgaagtagagaggatataaaatgtagactggcaatggcaaggaaagcgtttctgaagaagagaaatttgttaacatcgaatatagatttatgtatcaggaagtcgtttctgaaagtatttgtttggagtgtagccatgtatggaagtgaaacatggacgataactagtttggacaagaagagaatagaagctttcgaaatgtggtgctacagaagaatactgaagataaggtggatagatcacgtaactaacgaggaggtattgaataggattggggagaagagaagtttgtggcacaacttgactagaagaagggatcggttggtaggacatgttttgaggcatcaagggatcacaaatttagcattggagggcagcgtggagggtaaaaatcgtagagggagaccgagagatgagtacactaagcagattcagaaggatgtaggttgcagtaggtactgggagatgaagcagcttgcacaggatagagtagcatggagagctgcatcaaaccagtctcaggactgaagacaacaacaacaacaacatgcaataaaTATGAACTATGCCATGTGTCAAGAAATGCAATAAAAGTAAATTccctggtaaccagttcacaaacaaagcaagccacactgctgAAAGTAACCTacttatcagttcttcagggaaaaaACTCCTACATGgcatgcctcctggtgattcaaattttggtaattgttgctGTTAATGCGGACATctcatcttctttgataaaggaaggggcaaaatgtaaacaatgtgatggtgtaggccgTCTGAAAATAATTGAAcagcaaagtagcaggaagggtttagcatcaaaattagttgttctgtgtagatcctgcaataaatctacctcgaaaatgacttcgaacattgtgcataattcatatgatgtgaatttgaagttagtgtatgcaatgcgggcaataggaaaaggaaaaaaaaaggtttgatggacctttctcctcctcctagtaggttcagcaagtacataaaaatacttttaggtgccttaacGGTTGTTCTACGGCATCTATGaaatgtgcagtagaagaaactgtaaatattattgGAACCAggaacattgctgttgcacttgatgggacatggcaacatcgAGGACATCGTTCCCTGAGCGGTGTTGTAagcgctacttctctggagaatgggaaAATtgctgatgttgagtgcttatttaAGTAGTGTCATACTTGCCATGGTAACAATGAGGGACatcttgaacatcagtgttctacgaattatgatggttacagtggaggtatggagtatgGTGAagctctacaaatatttcagaggtcggtacctgtttataacgttagatatacaaaGTACGTAGGTGATGGGGACTCAaagctttaaataaaattaatcagTTCAATGTTTATAGTGATAccatggtaacaaaactggagtgttgtggacatgtgcaaaagaggatgggtgctagattgaggaagctagtAATGagaaaaaagctgtatgggccaactactttcataagttgttcacagatgaccaccctgttcatggacttttgcctaaaggagcagatt from Schistocerca gregaria isolate iqSchGreg1 chromosome 6, iqSchGreg1.2, whole genome shotgun sequence carries:
- the LOC126279035 gene encoding fibroblast growth factor receptor substrate 2; this encodes MGCISSKTDINDLHPNVFQVINVDEAGNRLSSGQLEITESHLIFYQRKKEPIKWPLRSLRRYGFDAELFSFESGRRCPTGAGIYAFRCQRAEQLFNLLQAKILMRNNASEDTVSREFPVASNPGPIFPTRINVPSSDGNYLDPAPVRRGSRTGQPTSIRFVSQNSGVSTRLSSVGSSSNGPISPQGTASPSPPPVPIPIPHPLPPTPVSNSASATYVNEELFSSATDNFAIPSVLESNKKLAARPLFHINGTTPVKLSPAVECDPRMPHLLPSTISSCEISTTVTTTHSDAVKHPQSNSSGSYVNIDVSNVPSLLAGSVTEDTNYAQLDLPEAQQGHLYMNVIPGTDILKATEANNGSSWNKTTFPNCIVSMQQSEMDVDEPRHCYANLEPGSIEVPLSLLPKMPVQPLTQIPAVDKASSAQNHQSHSITPTLGQYRQVNYIVLDLDQSKDSSASSALQQQQTSPSSSTSPATGSVSTESPHRGSEGYATIDFNKTVALSHSVNPSIDNDSESSRKTRHNSTISDLVSAPAINSPTE